The Haemorhous mexicanus isolate bHaeMex1 chromosome 35, bHaeMex1.pri, whole genome shotgun sequence genome contains the following window.
CGTGGATGTGGAGCCCGTGGGGGCCGGGGGGGAGCCCGGACACGGCTCCGTCCAcgaggcagcagctgggggagagctgcaggaaccgGAGCAGCCCCcggacccccccgggaccccccagcgCCGCCACTGCCGCCGCcccggggggagctggggggaggaCACGGCAGGATCAggcacccccaaaaccccccagtaCAAAAATTACATCAGGGAGATCAAAATGTCCCCCCAAAAGTGACTCTAAAccccagccagggacagcaaaacccctccaggagcagccaaaCCCCCCTGgataccccaaaaccccactgtgacccccccaaaacctccacagGACCACCCAAACCCAATGTGATCCCCCCAActcccccgggaccccccaaatcctccccaagaCCATCCCAGGATGCCCTCAAACCCCTCTgtgaccccccaaaaccccattaTAACCCCCCTAAACCCCCCTGTGAGCCCCCTAACCCCCCCTGCAAACCAccaaacccttccaggaccccccaaaacccctctgtgaccccacaaacccttccaggaccccccaaaacccctctgtgaccccccaaacccttccaggacccccccaaaacccctctgtgaccccccaaacccttccaggaccccccaaaacccctctgtgaccccccccaaacccttccaggaccccccaaaacccctctgtgacccccccaaacccttccaggaccccccaaaacccctctcaCCCTCAGGGGagtccccccaaaccccccaaatccctgactGTGGTGGGTCACAGCAgcacccaaacccccccgggacaccccaaaccccctgaggaCCCCCCCAAAAGCCCCACTGACCCTCGGAGGAGCCCCCCATGCCCTTGAGCACGGCCCTGCGCCCCGaactctccagcagctctcgCACGCGCTCGGCCGCCGTCGTGGTCTCCACCAGCACCGACTGCTCCTGGAGCCgcagctccagcagcttcaCCTCTGGGGGGGCACAAACAGGCTCTTGGGGGTCCCCCAAAACCTTGGGGGGAGTCTGGGGGTCCGGGGGAGGGTCGGGGGTCTCACCCGGGGCCGCCTCCAGCGCTGCCCGCACAGCATCGGcgcagctctggcagctcatCTGCACGTCGAACTCCagctggggggggaaaaaagggggggttTGAACCCCAAAATtgtggggggaagggggaaaaggagaggggaagTGTCAGCACCTCAAAAATGGGGGGTGAAAGGGGAGGTGGAGCCGCAAAAGTGGAGGGAAAAGGAGCCCTGAACCTGCAGGGGGCTGCCCGGGAAGGGCTCTGAGTGCTGTGGATGGGATTGTGCGCCCCCCAAAAGTTGTTCCTGAGGCTCTGAACCCCCAAACCCGTCCTGCCAGGGGGTCCTGCACCCCTAAAAGTGCTTCTCATGGGGTCCtgaacccccaaacctccccgGGAGGGGTCCTATACCTCCAAAACTGCCACGGGTGAGGCTCTgaacccccaaattccaccgGCGAGGGGGTCCTGCACCCCCTAAACCgctcctgaacccccaaacccccctggccagggctcctgcaccccaaaatcgcCGCGGGAGGGATTTGGCACTCCCAGATCTCCCCAAACCGGAGCGTTTCACCCCCAAACCGCCCGTCCTCCGTTCCCCCCGCTCTCGAGCCGctccttccccccttcccccagcccccgAGCCCCTCCGCCCCTCCGGTCCCGACCCCCCGGCCCGTCCTGGGGGTCCCGACCCGGCAGCTGCTCCCGCCGGCCTCCGGTGACGCCATGGCCGCGGACTCCGGACCCGCTCTGGTGTCGCTGCGGCGCCACGGACCCGTTCTGGTGCCGGACCGGATACGCCCGTACAGGGGGAAGGGTTTGGAGGTTGCACCACTTCCGGCGTTCTGTCTCCATGGCAACGGCGCGGCGTCCGGAATGGGCCCGGCGgagattttgggaggttttgatgggtttgggggggattttggggttcccgaaGGGTTTTGGTGGCTTACGGGGGTTCTGGGAAGGTGACAGTGGGAATGGCGGCGTCttgtggggtgcaggggggttttggggggcccCCGggtgggaaatttggggttttctgtgGGGGAATGGGGATGCAGGGGTCAGGAGGCTCATCCCATCCACGGGGACACAGcaaggacccccaaaatccccatggGGAGTCCCCAAAATAACCAGGACACCCTCCCCCAAAACTTTGTGGGGCAATAGTTGTAAAAAAAATCGTTTATTTGCCCCAAAATGAGCACAGACACAGTTAAAGgatgaaaatttgggaaaatgggTGGAAATAGGACACCCCCAAAATGATGGACCCACCTGCCGGGTGTTAGAGCCCCTCCAGAGgctcagagccccccaaaaccagACATCAGCCCCTCCCAAGGATCCAGAGCTCCCCAAAATCAGGGGTCAGGACCCCTTAAGgacccagacccccccaaagcACTCAGAGCCCCCCCGAAATCAGGGGTtaggacccccccaaatcagGATTCAGGACCCCACAGAAGTCTCAGCACCTCCCAAGTCAGGGGGCAGGACCCCCCCAAGGACCTAGAGTCCCCCAAATcagggctcagcacccccaaagtgctcagagccccccagaATCAGGGGTcaggaccccaaacccccccagcccctcagcccagcccctccctgacctgctgcaCCACCCTGGCCCTCACGGCCCGCCCCTCTCGagcccccggcccggggggcggcggcggctgcggggggggctcggggtgcccgggggcgggcgggagcCCCTCGGGGGGCTCCAGGGGGACGCGGCGGCGCAGGGCGATGTTGTGCAGGATGCAGCAGGCCAGGAAGATCTGGCAGACCTTGGGGGGGCTGTACtggagccccccgcccgccaGGCAGCGGAAGCGGCGGCGCAGCAGCCCCAGCGTGCGGCGCAGCGGGGCCAGCGTGCGCGAGTGCAGCGCGTTGTAGCGCAGCTCGGCCGCGCCCCGCGGGCCCGCGATGGGCGTCAGCAGCCACGGCTTCAGCGGGTACGAGCCGTCACCTGcggggggacacacctgagtgacacctggggTGGTGGGGatacacctgagtgacacctggggTGATGGGGatacacctgagtgacacctggtGTGATGGGGATACACCTCAGTGACACTTGGAGTGGTGGGGatacacctgagtgacacctggtGTGATGGGGATACACCTCAGTGACACTTGGAgtggtggggacacacctgagtgacacctggtGTGATGGGGATACACCTCAGTGACACTTGGAGTGATGGGGACACACCCGAGTGACACCTGGTGTGATGGGGATACACCTGAGTGACACTTGGAgtggtggggacacacctgagtgacacctggaGTGatggggatacacctggggtggtggggacacacctgagtgACATGTGGAGGtgtggggacacacctgagtgacacGTGGAGGtgtggggacacacctgagtgacacctggggtggtggggacacacctgagtgacacctggggTGGTTGGGatacacctgagtgacacctggggcaggaggggtaCACCTAAAACCAACCCCAGGGCAccagggacacacctgagccacACCCAGGCTACCAGGGTCACCCCTAGAGCACCAGGGGCCCTCCCCCACTTCCACcgccccatttcccaccccagaccccctcccccatttcccactgccccatttcccaccccaaaccccctcaccCAGCAGCCAGaccccctcccacagcccccattccccaatttcccacccaaaccccctcccccagccccatttcccacACCAAACCCCTTTCCCCAGCCCATAGCCCCCTATTTCCCCCCAATACCCCCCTCACCCAGCAGCTAGACCCcctcccccatttcccaccgccccatttcccccccaataCCCCCCTCACCCAGCAGCTAGACCCCCTCCCCCATTTTCCACcgccccatttcccaccccaaaccccctctcccagccccatttgccaccccaaaccccctcccccagccccattttcccccccaaaccccctcaccCAGCATCCAGAccccctcccccatctcccaccgccccatttcccaccccaaaccccctcccccagccccatttcccccccaataCCCCCCTCCCCCAGCATCCAGACCCCctcccccatttcccatcccctATTTCCCACCCAATACTCCCCCTCACCCAGCATCCAGACCCcctcccccatttcccaccccaaaccccctcccccagccccatttcccccccaaaccccctcaccCAGCAGCCAGAccccctcccccatctcccaccgccccatttcccaccccaaaccccctcccccagccccatttccccccccccaaaccccctcaccCAGCAGCCAGACCCCCTCCCCCATTTCTcacccaaaccccctcccccagccccatttcccccccaaaccccctcaccCAGCAGCCAGACCCCCTCGGGCCTGCTCCCCTCCATCAGCCGCGCCAGGGCCGAGTTCTCCAGCACGGTGGCGTTGGCGCACGACCCGGGGAACTTGGCCACCACGTTGGTGATGTGCCCGCGGCGGTCGCACACCACCTGCATGTTGATGGAGTGGAAGTTGGCGGCGTTGCGGAACAAGGGCTCGTTGTCGGCCGGAGCCCTCAGCGCCACGTGCATGGCGCCCACCAGGCCCAGCACCCCGGGCAGCGCCGGAGGGTCCCCGGGGGGCTCGGGCGGCGGCGGGAAGGCGATGTACCGGGCCGCCCGCCGCTGCAAGGCCGCCAGGAACTGCGCCAGGCAGTTGGACATGGCCGACTGGCTGATGCCCGTGCTGAGGCGCGACGCCGTCTGGAAGGAGCCCGAGGCCAGGAAGGCCAAGGCCGAGGTGACCTTGACGGCCACGGGCAGAGCGTGGCTGCGGCCCGTGAGGCTCTGCAGGTCGGCACCGAGCTCCCGGCACAGCGCCGCGATGGCCGCCCGGTCCAGGCGGCAGCGCCGCAGTGCCTGCTCGTCGCTCAGCTCCAGGAAGGAGCAGCGCACCCGGTAAATGCGCTGCGCCGGGTACGGGCGGCgacggcggcggccgcggcgggggAGCGGGGATGGGGGAGCAGGGATCCGGGATGGTGGGGTGGGTGCGGGGTGCCGGTCGTGAGCGCGACACTGATCGCGGGCCCGTTCGTGGGGCTCATCGCGGTCCCGGTGGTGCTCCCGGTCCCTGTCACAGTCCTGATCCCGCTCCCGGTCCTGCTCCCGGTCCCTGTCACAGTCCTGCTCCCGGTCCCAGTCCTGTTCCTCGTCGCTGTCCCGGTTCTGtgcccggtgccggtgccgctcccggagccgccgcagcagcagcaccgcGTGGGACATGGCGGGGGCGGGGCTAATGCTGGAGGGGCGGGGCCAGACCGGGCCGATCCCGGTGGCCGCTACACCCCGGTGAGAGCAGGCTGCCGCTGTTTCTGACCGGCTCGATGCCGCaccggtgccggtgccggtgccgatCGATCCCGATGGGAGCGGTTGGTCCCGGTCTGTCCCAGTCGGTCCCGGTGCAGGTGGGGGCAGTTGGTCGCTGTCCTTGTACCGGTGGATCCCGATGCCGAGAGCGGCGGTCTGTCCGTCTCCCGGTGCCGGTCGCGGTTGCCCGGCTCGGTCCCAGTTCCCCAGCTCGGTCCCAGTTCCCCGGCTCGGTCCCGGTTCCTGTCGGTCCCGGTTTCCCTGGCTCGGTCCCGTTTCCACCGGCACGGACCCTCCTGTGTCCGCCAGGCCGCGCCCCTCCACCGCGCTCTGATTGGTCGTCACTGCCGTGACGTGCACTGAAAGCCCCGCCTCTCTCCTCACTTCCGGCGCGCCGCCGCTCCCATTGGCAGCCGTGAGGGCGGGAGCGCTTTGTGCCAGACGCTGTACGGACCGCCGCTGGGCGGAGCTTCGCACCGTTTCGACGAATCGCGTCGCACCGTTCCGCCGCTCTCGGCCAATCAGCGCGCGCGGCGGGCGTGGCCCCACGTGAGGCGGCCACCGCCATTTTGTTGCCGTCATCGAGCACCGGGTGAGGGGGGGGCGCGGTGAGACTCGGGGGGCCCCGGGGCGGGCCCGGGAGGGACCGGGGATGGGCGGGGAGGGAccggggctctgctgcctgttgGGGGGGGGTTTGCACGGGGTCCCGCGGCCTCGGGAAGGCGCCTAGGAGGGGGCTCAGACCCGGGACGGGAGCGGGATGAGGTCTGGGGGAGACCCCGGTGTCCCTCCATGGGCTGGGGGTTCACGAAGCACAACCGGGGTTGAGACTCCGCTCGGAACCCTGAAGGTCTCCCGGCTCATTGTGAGGAGCCCGGGCCTGGGGGAGTCTCTCCTGAGGGGGTCTCTGCTTCAGGGTGCCCTGAGGGGGCCCTTTGTCTCTGGGGGTGAGGGGGGTCCCATCGGGAATCAGCCGGAGGAGGATCTATGAACAGTGGAGGGAACCTTCCccatccccttctccctccccggAGCGGCTCCCACCCCTCATCGGGACCGGGGCTTGTGCGGGGAGGGTCTCACCGAGCCCCCCCTTCCCTGGCACCCCTCAGGCGGGTCGCGATGGTGAAGCTGTTCATCGGGAACCTGCCGCGGGAGGCGACGGAGCAGGAGATCCGCTCCCTGTTCGAGCAGTACGGGAAGGTGCTGGAGTGCGACATCATCAAGAACTACGGCTTCGTGCACATCGAGGACAAGACGGCGGCCGAGGACGCCATCCGCAACCTGCACCACCACAAGCTGCACGGCGTCTGCATCAACGTGGAGGCCAGCAAGAACAAGAGCAAGGCCTCCACCAAGCTGCACGTGGGCAACATCAGCCCCGCCTGCACCAACCTAGAGCTGCGCGCCAAGTTTGAGGAGTACGGCCCCGTCATCGAATGTGACATCGTCAAGGACTACGCCTTCGTGCACATGGAGCGGGCCGAGGATGCCGTGGAGGCCATCCGGGGGCTGGACAACACCGAGTTCCAAGGTGAgccgcggggctgggggcacggGGAGGTTCTGATCTGGGAGGATTTTGGCTGATTTTTGGTGTTACCCACCCTGCTCTGGGGTTGGTGCTGCGTTCGGGGCCTCTTCTCATCCTGGAGCGTTGGAATTTGGCTCTGGGGATGGTGCcaggtgctgtccctgtgccctcctctggtgtcagggctgggggcaccgtGCTGGCTCCATGTCGGGGCAGAGTGGCTCCTCAGCGCTGGAGTTTGTAGGAATTGTGGGGGATTTATCCCAGCCTGGTTGGTCAGGGTGAGTTCCGCCTCTGGGGCCGTCTCATGGGACTGGTGGTGTCCCGGTGctgctggaatttgggggaaaacgGGGCTGGGAGCCAGCGCCACGTCCCATTGGCTCCCGTTGTCCCCAAGTCCTGCCTGGACCCACAGGGACCCCCTTTGTCTGCAGGGGCTGGTGCCCACCCCAGTGGCTCCTGTCACCCCCCACCCTCAGCGGTGCCAGGGGCGGCTTTCAGGGGTCCCATGGTGCCATGGTTTGCTCTCGGGGGTCTCCAtggctgctgccacctctcGGGGGTCCCACAGTGCTGGTGCCGTTTCTGGGGGTCCCATGGACCACCAGCCCCAACCCAGCATTGCCACCACGGTCTCAGATGTTCTGATCCTTGACATCATTTAAACTTGGTGCAATAATTAAATAACTGAATAACAAATCAATGGCTGGAGTTTGTGCCTCTGACAGGGACCCCAaacaaagcagctcctgggctttcATCTCCTCGGTCTGTGCGCAGGAAGGTCTGGGGATTGTCACCTCCTccgtgtccccaaatgtccctcACCTGGCTGGGCCACAGGTGGCTCCTAGGAGTCCCCAAGGGTTGGTGGCACTTCTGGGGGACCCCATGGTGCGaggctggcactgggggggattCGGGGGATTGCCAGTGGTGCCAGGGTGTCACTGAGGGGACCCACACAGATTGCCAATGCCAGGGATGGCCCTTGGGGACCCCACAGTGCCAGAGcagggggcagctctgggggtctctgtgcctggggctggtgtGGAGTGCGGCTCTGGGGGATCCCACGGCCTTGTGCCAGTGCTGGGATCAATTCTGGGGGATCCTATGGCCTGATGTTGGAGTGACTCCAGGGGATCCCGTGGCCCAAtgcctgtggcactgggggatcCCATGGCCCAGTGTCACTGTCGGGGTTGCTCGGGGGAATCCCACAGCCCAACGCCTGAGgctccgggccgggccgggcgcggtGCCCGGGGGTGACGCCGGGTCTCCCTCTCCCCAAGGCAAGCGGATGCGCGTGCAGCTGTCCACCAGCCGGCTGCGGACGGCGCCCGGGATGGGAGACAAGAGCGGCTGCTACCGCTGCGGGAAGGAGGGGCACTGGTCTAAGGAGTGCCCGGTCGATCGCCCGGGGCAAGTGGCGGACTTTGCCGAGGCCTATAACGAGCAGTACGGAGCCGTGCGCACTCCCTACACCGCGGGCTATGGGGAGACCGTGTATTACGATGAGGCCTACGGCGGGATGGCCGACTACTACAAGCGCTACCGCGTCCGCTCCTACGCCACGGCCTCGGCGTACGACGCCTACGCGGAGCAGACCATGGCCCAGTACTCCCAGTACGCCCAGTACTCCCAGGTCCAGTCCTCGGCCATGGCCGCCACCACGGCCATGGCCGGCCGCATCCCCACCACCTTAGACGCGTACGACCGAGCGCTGCTGCCCACCCCGGGCGCGGCGGCCGccgtcgccgccgccgccgccaccgccgcggccgccgccgcgtCCTCCACGTATTACACCCGGGACAGGAGCCCCCTGCGCCGCACGGCCGCCGCGGCCAGCACCGTCGGAGAGGCGTACACGTACGAGCGTGGGCAGCTGTCGCCCGTCTCCTCGGTGGCCCGGGCGTCCCTCTACGACCTGCAGCGCTTCGAGCGGGATCCCTACGGGGAGCGGGCGCGGTACTCCGCCTTTTGAGGTGAGCGCCGGGGGCTCGGCCCTGCCGGGCGAATCCATGCCACCGGTGCCCGGTAACGGCCTTTCCCACCCCCCCCAGGATCACCGCGGACCCCCCGGGACTCGCCGCCGCTGCCATGGCTCCGCAGCCCCCGGATGTCGCCGCCGCGCCAGGTCAGACGTGCCCCGGGtcaccgccgccgccgccgcgtcCCCTCCCCATCACCGGGATTCCCCGTCCCCACCGGAGCCGCCAGAGCCGCCGCGTCCCAGCGCCCGCGTGTCCCTGTGGCCGGGTGTCCCCGAgtgtccccgggtgtccccgagtgtccccccttgtcccctcacctctctgctctcttccaggTGCGGCGGCCTCGGATGGAGCCGTGTCCCCCCCGCCTGAGCCCCCCCTTTTTGTACGGAGCTTCCCCAGGGTCCCCTCCGCCCGGGCGGGGACACCCCCGGCCTCACCTGCCCCTTTTCcagcaaaataaacattttcaccGATTTCTGTCACCGAATTTCCGtgcctgagccctgccgggAGCGGGGGGCGGGGTCTAAGGTGGGCGGGGCCCGCTCTGGCCAATCAGAGCGCAGCGCCAGTGGGCGTTTTAAAAATCCCGCGCGAAATATGCAAATTAGATCAGTTCGCCAGGGGGCGGAGTGAATGCAAATCGAGAGCGCGAGCGGCCAATCAGGTTGCCGAAAGGAAGAGGCGGGGTCTATGGCGGGAGAGAGGCGTGGCTATGCAAATTTACACCGCAAGGGGGACCCGACCCCATTTCAGTCACGGACCGTGGGAGTTATTATGGCGCCCGGAACTTATTTCACAAATTCGCGTCGCTGTTTCTGCCCGGACTTGTACGTGTGTTGACGTCACTTCCGGCGCGACGCCGTCTCCGCAGCGACCATGGCGCTGAACGGCGGTGAGGCTCTGGCGGGACCTCCCCCGTCCCCGTGGCGCGGATcccccccccgggaccctcccTCACCACCGGGAGCCACCCCGGAACCCCCACCCGCCACCGGGACCGCCCCGAGCCCTGAGGATCCTCCCTGTGACGCCCCTCCGCCACCACCGGGACCttcccgggaccccccccctcCCGCCATCCCGGGGCCGCTCCGTGACCCCTCCTGACCCCTTCCCGCCCCTCTGAGTGCCCTCCAGCTCATCCCTCCCCACGGATCCCCCCGGTAACGGAGATCCCGCCGGTAAccgagaccccccccccccccccccggtaACCGTGATCCGCCCCCGGTTCCCCCGCCAGGCACGGACGAGGTCGAAGCACGGCGGGAGCGGCTGGACCGGGCGAGCCGGGCCatgggggctctgctgctccgGGGCTACCGAATGTTGGGGAGCTCCTGCCCGGTGTGCGGGGtgagcggggggggggggaaggggggaacaccgggacccccccgggaaTTGGGGGGTACCGGAGGGGGATGGGAGAGGGGTCCCGGTCCCCCGTgacccccccgtgcccccctaGACGGTTCTGCTGCAGGACAAGGAGCAGCGGCTGCTGTGCGTGAGCTGCCAGGACCCCGAGGGGGGGCACGGTACGGGtcgggaaattgggggaaaaccgggaaatttggggattttggggatagaaattggggatttggggggagatttggggattgTGGAgggtggggaatgggggatttgggggggaggggaattggggaatttggggggcagaaattggggatttttggggcaggaattggggattttggggaggaattggggattttggggcaggaattggggattttggggcaggaattggggattttggggaggaattggggattttggggcaggaatTGGGGATTTTCAGGGGAGGGGAATTGGAgatttttagggggattttggggctgtgaAATTGAAGATTTTGGgggtgggaattggggatttaGAGGGGAGGAactggggatttttggggggaaggaattggagattttgggggcgGGAATTGGTGATTTTGGGGGCTGGAATTGGTGATTTTGGGTGGAGAGGAATTGGAGATTTTTAGTGGGAGGATTAAagatttttaggggaattttgggggggtgggaaattggggattttggggagagatTTTGGgtgggggattggggattttgggtgggggattggggattttgggggcagattttgggtggggaattggggattttggggggagattttgggtggggaattggggattttggggggagaTATTGGgtggggaattggggattttgggggaagattttggggtggggaattggggattttgggtggggatttggggattttggggggagattttgggtggggaattggggattttgggtggggattttgggtggggaattggggattttgggtggagaattggggattttgggggaagaTTTTGGgtggggaattggggattttgggggaagaTTTCGGgtggggaattggggattttgggcgGGGagttggggattttgggtggggaattggggattttggggtgctcgTGGGTAATTCTGGGGGGGCCGGGCTGGGAATGGAGGATGGGGTGTCGGAATTtgagggaggggctggaaatttttgggattggggggtggggagggcaAACCCCCAAACTTTTTACCCCCCCtcaccccctccctcccctcccccagctccccccgcccctccccgccccgAGCACTGCGAGGGCGCGGCCGCGGCGTTCCGGGGATCCCCCCCCGCGGCTCCGGGGCCGCCCGGTGCCGCTTCCGGTACGGATGCCGGTAGCGATGGCGGTACCGGGGCCgcggtggcggcggcgcgggcggcgctgctgcagaagctgctctgGGCCGCGCGGGGAGCTGCCCCGCAGCTGCTCCGTGGAGGGCAGCGCCCGCCTCTGCCGCCTGGTGCGGGACTGCGCGCTCGCCCTGCGGGGGCTGCGCGACCTGGAGCCCCCCGGGAGCCACCCCGGACCCCCCCCGGGGCACCCCGACAGCCCGGGGGTGCTCTGAGAGCCCCGGGAGCCACCCCGGACCCCCCCCGGGACACTCTGAGACCCCCGGGAGCCACCCCAAGACCCCCCTCTCGGGGTGCCCTGGGAGCCCCGGGACACTCTGagaccccctgagacccccggGAGCCACCCCGGACCCCCCACCCGGGACACCCCGACAGCCTGGGGATGCTCTGAGAGCCCCGGGAGTCACACCCGACCCCCCCCGGGACACTCTGagaccccctgagacccccggGAGTCACCCCGGAC
Protein-coding sequences here:
- the ZNRD2 gene encoding LOW QUALITY PROTEIN: protein ZNRD2 (The sequence of the model RefSeq protein was modified relative to this genomic sequence to represent the inferred CDS: deleted 1 base in 1 codon), giving the protein MALNGGTDEVEARRERLDRASRAMGALLLRGYRMLGSSCPVCGTVLLQDKEQRLLCVSCQDPEGGHAPPAPPRPEHCEGAAAAFRGSPPAAPGPPGAASGTDAGSDGGTGAAVAAARAALLQKLLWAARELPRSCSVEGSARLCRLVRDCALALRGLRDLEPPGSHPGPPPGHPDSPGVL
- the LOC132341097 gene encoding uncharacterized protein LOC132341097, whose product is MTATKWRWPPHVGPRPPRALIGRERRNGATRFVETVRSSAQRRSVQRLAQSAPALTAANGSGGAPEVRREAGLSVHVTAVTTNQSAVEGRGLADTGGSVPVETGPSQGNRDRQEPGPSRGTGTELGNWDRAGQPRPAPGDGQTAALGIGIHRYKDSDQLPPPAPGPTGTDRDQPLPSGSIGTGTGTGAASSRSETAAACSHRGVAATGIGPVWPRPSSISPAPAMSHAVLLLRRLRERHRHRAQNRDSDEEQDWDREQDCDRDREQDRERDQDCDRDREHHRDRDEPHERARDQCRAHDRHPAPTPPSRIPAPPSPLPRRGRRRRRPYPAQRIYRVRCSFLELSDEQALRRCRLDRAAIAALCRELGADLQSLTGRSHALPVAVKVTSALAFLASGSFQTASRLSTGISQSAMSNCLAQFLAALQRRAARYIAFPPPPEPPGDPPALPGVLGLVGAMHVALRAPADNEPLFRNAANFHSINMQVVCDRRGHITNVVAKFPGSCANATVLENSALARLMEGSRPEGVWLLGDGSYPLKPWLLTPIAGPRGAAELRYNALHSRTLAPLRRTLGLLRRRFRCLAGGGLQYSPPKVCQIFLACCILHNIALRRRVPLEPPEGLPPAPGHPEPPPQPPPPPGPGAREGRAVRARVVQQVREGLG
- the LOC132341099 gene encoding RNA-binding protein 4B-like, translating into MVKLFIGNLPREATEQEIRSLFEQYGKVLECDIIKNYGFVHIEDKTAAEDAIRNLHHHKLHGVCINVEASKNKSKASTKLHVGNISPACTNLELRAKFEEYGPVIECDIVKDYAFVHMERAEDAVEAIRGLDNTEFQGKRMRVQLSTSRLRTAPGMGDKSGCYRCGKEGHWSKECPVDRPGQVADFAEAYNEQYGAVRTPYTAGYGETVYYDEAYGGMADYYKRYRVRSYATASAYDAYAEQTMAQYSQYAQYSQVQSSAMAATTAMAGRIPTTLDAYDRALLPTPGAAAAVAAAAATAAAAAASSTYYTRDRSPLRRTAAAASTVGEAYTYERGQLSPVSSVARASLYDLQRFERDPYGERARYSAF